The Melitaea cinxia chromosome 13, ilMelCinx1.1, whole genome shotgun sequence sequence ATAGCTTACTACGTTATAATAGATAGATAGTCCGAAACTAAGTAATTTTGCTAAATTTCGATAGATGACCAtacccccagtaaaaagttatgcggtatataaTACAATGCAGGTCATCAAAAAATTGGTCACCCAGTCAACAGGTTCACCCAGTCAtcagttctgaggtaacatacataaaaaaataatcgctcttccttttttggaagtcggttaaaaataataatgaaacaaaaaaatttttgtctgattctgttatccgtcaaatagcaaTATCCCCAACGGGTGGAACAGGCcctaaatatcaattattataaatgatattGTAGGTATAACTACTAGACTTATCAGCATTACAGCCtctacagtccactgctggacataggcctccacaagtttacgccaaaaataacgagAACCaacaccacgctgggcaggcgggttggtgaccgcagggctggctttgtcgcaccgaagacgctgctgtccgtcttcggcctgtgtatttcaaagccagcagttggatggttatcccgccaccggtcggctttttaagttccaaggtggtagcggaactgtgttatcccttagtcgcctcttacgacactcacgggaagagagggggtggctatattctttagtatagttcgcgtcatgtaaaaagaacgctggccttgaagctgcgcagaagcgatttatcggtctatttggtggtatggggtaggggacgggagtgtttatcacgtgtcgcatgcttggcggtgtgctattggttggacagttcgacgtcgactcaaaatatcaTCGCGCACAAAagctttaaattacaaaatagtttcacatagagaagtgagaaaaattatttataatatataattcgcgtcatgtaaaaataacgctggttgtcaaaatgcacaaaggcgatttacagtgttgccaactcttgaaaaaactttttcgtactgtccattttttggaacactcttatttggtaaacaaaccactgtcaatcgtaattcacgttttttccgcatttatcactcactctCATAACACATTAGCATAtagacacttgtaaaactccatttactatttatttcactaaaaaacaaatatcaatttatcattttaaacacataaaaactattaagatactaATATCGAGagttcaaataattaatttttttgaatacgacatttcaatagctaaaaaatttgttattgcttttgtttgaaaaaaaattgtaattttgtaaagtgataattattatacatatttagtccgaattattcgcactggtatttctagtattttttaatgtacctaccaataaccattatacgaagcagcgagtgaaagcctaattaaaaaataaaacagtaatacttttgtgcgcgagtatacccatgcgcaaacgcactccctccagtttctttcagcgttctttttacatgacgcgaactatactgtAGCCACACGGTAACTAGACTTATGTATCTATAATATCGCAGAAGacttaaatttttactaattacTATCATAATTTACTAAACTATTGATGTTATTGtggattacattaaaaatcacTGTAAAAATTTGTAAACCAGATTTTAACACTGACATGCTAAACTCATATCTGCCCTTTAATCTTTtaactatgtttttttatgtCGCTACTACAAGTATACCAAAATTTTTTGGCAAAAATTATTACCAATATTTTAGACTATTTGGTAGGTTTTCGATTTTAATTCAAAACTGATATGTGCTTCTTTAATTGAAGGATAATTTATAATACTGGAGTATAAACAAACCCAGCTATGCTCtggtattaataatttaatagttacataattatacaatgcattttaatgtttttgatttttcagGATCTTAAAAAATTTCACTATTACTACTGGTTTGCATTTCCTGCACCAAGTCAACCAATTGtatgtttaaaagaaaaatgtaaaaatataagtacatgTTTCAACGAGAAACAGATAAAAGATATATCTAAGAGCTATCAAAATTTAGAAACATCACAGAAAAGTTTCTTTGTAATTGTCAAAGATAATGAAACTGCCAATGCCGTTGAACTATCAAAAATTCTAGATAAGAATAAGGGTAAAGagctaaatattaatatgtctAAAATATTCTTTGCATTTGCTGATCATAGTAATGGACCAAATCCTGGATGGCCACTGAGAATATTTTTAGCAGCATTGCTTGATTTTTGTCCAAATTTAAGCAAAACAAGTATTGAAGTTATTGGAATAAGATGCAGTAAAAACGGTTCACTTGCAAGTAGTCAAATTTACAGCATAACAGTTCCTGAGGTTAGTATTGTTTTACAAAACAAGATAGCTGTATACCTATGCAAAATAGTCATCACATAATTATTTGaaagaataaatgaaaaaatgtttagaatttctaatgtgtgggtaacacaaaaataaaatcgtagatattaaaaatagcatggtgtcgtctcctgtcaaagattttcattgtaatatgaaactttgaatagttacgggtttctgtaaagagctcactatagacggcgccacggttcgcttaaaccgaatataaaaattatcatatcaaaaatttcgatctagcgggtacatcgttccatagcttaattggctaaagcgccgacacggtcagtcggagacgcgggttcgaaccccgccggagcggtcaatttttgatatgacattcaaaaatttttaaaagaatttgaaCGAAAAAAGATAGTCTAACTTATTGATAGCTTAAAgatctttaaaatattgtagatTTTTCAATccaaatatatagaaaattattacTCATTATTTTAGGGCGTCCAAACACCTGAAAATGTTGGATGGGTGGGTTGGGAAAGAAATGATAGAGGCAACTTTGGACCAAAACTCGCAAATATGTCTGCTTCGATGGATCCTGTGAAGTTAGTACagccataaaaatattattcgaataatattttaaaaagtctacatacaatatttaaaaaaaaaacccacaaacgattttgcaattacttgaaaataaatttaaaatgtgtattataaagaaattagtAGCTGAATCTTATTATTTGGTGCAAGATTATATTAATGGCAAAGGTGTGTGGGCTCAGCAACGCTGTATTACATGCAAGAAATATCTTGGTAATAAGTAATaaccaattttatataaaaacacttttttttttaacgagtAAGCATGGGGTTTATTTCTAattctttgcagaatctacattccgaattgatggttcacttttgaaaataattaaaatattaatttttaaaatgattcaaTGAATTTAACGgtgtttttgtattgtatttgaataatttttttttttgattttagtttgaCTGACCTTTATCACGCTAggctttacttcaaaaaactcGATTAATCCAAtgactaattaaataattatactctgatataaataattcaaaattctGCATTTACCCCATTTAGTGAATTAAAGATGTAAAAACTAATTTCAGATTAGCAGACGCGTCTTCTGATCTCAATATAAAGTTAATGAAATGGCGTCTAGTACCTGATCTTAATGTGGATGTAATGAAAGATACCAAGTGTCTGTTGCTTGGAGCTGGTACCTTAGGTTGTCATGTGGCAAGGGACCTACTGGTAGGTGACCTTGCATAGTTGAAATTAAGTGCTCGATGAcctgtatattaataatacaagtcCAACATATGCAGTCACTATTACCAAAGTTCAGTAGGTACTTTTTAAAAgtagtacctatatttttaaaattaaaatttttataaacatgttttAAATTCTGTACTGAGAATTGgaactaatttaataaatgtaaattagtttcataaacataaacaactttactttaaaacaattttgcGGGTAAAGTTTTGGCAAAAAATACTTCACTAGATTTGAAAATTATCTCTTGAGTTTTGCCAAAAATATTGtcactaaattaaataaataaataaataaacaaataaacgcgtcacactcaacggcccccagtaggattttctcctgtgtcagggtccggaaacaaacacaatacacaagcacaaacgcccagaccacgacaaacatctttatggccaatacaaatgtctgtcgtgagcggggatcgaaccctcgaccgccagcgcagcagtcagtactgtgaccgctgcgacaacgcgtcgtcaaattaaTTCGAAACTGTTGTGTAACATTTACATACTGAATACACGAGTATTGCAGCtatttacaaatacaattacccatttcaaaattaatatcttagaatttaatggaatttttattttcaggcatGGGGATTTCGCCACATAACATTCATAGATAATGGCAAAGTATCGTATTCTAATCCAACGCGACAAGTGCTTTACACTCATCGAGATTGTCTCGATGGTGGTAAGAGAAAAGCGCAAGCGGCTGCTGACAATATCAAACTTATCCTGCCTACTGTGGTaactattgatatattttatagaatactaGCTTTGATTCAATACatcattttaaccgacttcaaaacaagGGGGatgttttcaattcgattttttttttgtgttatccaaTATGCTGGGATCTATATataagaaagtggtgtaccaccctaaggttaaatgccgcttgcagattcataggtgataaagattagtttcgcttgcagatcgatctgagaacttctattgccgtctttatctgattattgataacgatattatttatacctaatagagtttaaattgtcatgtataataatgacgtatgattacttatcaattaggtttacgtcattattatatgtctctttccgtaatatcttttaataacgaaccttgttgtaattttcgatgaccaggaaactaaatccaaactggtacaccactttcttggccgacggtACATTACAGTAAAAATACTACTTCTATTATAACACTTTCTGTCGAtctaaacatgtaaaaaaagaaagctgacagaaattatttcattttctattattttttttagcactttttaaaattctattattACAGAAAAGTGAAGGTTTGAGTCTCCACATTCCAATGCCTGGTCACCCAATTGGAGAATCTCTTAAACAAGAAACCGTAAGCAACATCAAGCTATTAACAGAAGCCATTGAAAACCATGATGTAATATTCCTACTACTGGATACGAGAGAAGCCAGGTGGTTACCGACGCTTATTTCCGCGTATTATGGAAAGGTAATGAAATTTCGTTGAAGCTATTCTCAGTACCTTTTTATACTCTAATTCTACCTATATCTAAGAAATGTTTGGGGATGCGGAGGAACAAGGTGTTGAGTCCCTCGTCCgtcatcgcaaagggaggatcctccgaccagacggatgttgtgtctggtAGGCTACCACAACgcttgttgtcgggttcttgtatatatacttaatcactctGATAACTTGAAaacgcgatgtaggatacgtcagttttctctagtttctTATATGTCgtgagatagatgtcgctacatcactcccctccgagaccagaggtcgatagcaggttgaGTCGTCCATAGATTCTCTGATGCTTCCGGGCCAGTggaatgttccagtgagtcggaaccagatgccgcatagttcacggtgagtcggatCTGTCTGCAGTGATTGTTGCGTATAGTCCAGTGAGTTGGAGTTgtgcagtgctgcgtagtggctggctgctgcgtcgaccaggagagaagtgcagtgtgctgtgccaaagtcgctgagaaggctgtgggtgatgaccaggaatgcgcgtccgctgcatgctggtggtcaggatacccgtaaTAGCCATAGATGCTTGCTGGCCGAAGCCGTAGATACTAGATGCTACTCGCTGCTCTAAAGAGCTATATCTAATCAACTCAACTAGTAATTAGTTAAGTTGATTATAATCAGCTCTAATTCAGAGTAAAGTTAAGATTTTCATATATAAAGTTTAACATGCACCAGAGTAtgaataacattataatttaaattatatgcgaTTATACCAAGATTAATGTCTCCGTGGTATTTcagtaatgatttatttaagaatattataaatttttagtaaatatcgAATTCAAGAGGTGTTCCCGAATATGACTCAGTGTTCCCGGATCGATTCAGATGTTCACTGAATGATGCAGTAAGGATTTAGCGACAGTTGAGGAcgatattttcattaatatataaaagaacgTAAAAGATGTTGATTTTTTAGGTCGTACTTTAATTAAGAGGAATGCTCCAGGAAAAATTAGGTTAGGATGCAGGTTTTCTTAGTCGGTCCCGTAAGACGTGCCAGGTCAAGCATTATTGAGATTTTGTTCTTCCTGCTGACATATGGAGACCGTTTTTAAATCTTCATCATCTGACGACTCTTCGTCGAtgtaatttgtttatattatatttatatattatgttgttaaattgttttatagatGCTTTGTCTATTATTGATAGTGATCAGGTCATTTTTCGCAATATCTcagctttatttttaaattgcgtCGATAATACCTCACCAAATAAGAGACGTTTGTGCACTTCATGAAGTACATTCATGTTTTTGACTAAATCGGTCACTTTGCTATTAGGAGACATGGCTGACGGTgatttctttttctctttctctgCCCTTTGTACGATGCTCTTTCGTAATTTTTTCCTCAGGGATTCAATTTTGCGTCTCATTTGGGTGATCAAATTCTcttctttttctattttacgATAagctcaattcgaccgtatataatattataaggatCTGATTAATGTTCTTATTATACACGAAAAAagagttaaaagttattttttttttcaaagttacAGCTATTTGTTGGTACGATACAGCACTTAGGGACGCGTTCTCGATATgattttttacacaataattttgttatattaatgaaatttatttatgttctaAGCGTGTAATTAGATGTGtacgtaaattaaataattttgaatggtGTCAAATGTAcattaaatagatataattacgGTTGTATTTTTTAGTCATTTCCAAATAGGATTCTTCACTTTGGTGATTTTGAGCCTTATGTACTTTTATATCAATTTCAATATTACcgtgatttattaataatattttcagatAGTAATAAATGCAGCGCTTGGTTTCGATAGTTATCTCGTAATGCGGCATGGAATTAGTTCGGTTACAAAGGAAACGCCAATGAACAGTTCATACGTGTCTGGAGAACAACTCGGCTGTTACTTCTGCAATGACGTCACGGCACCGGGAAACGTAAGACATAGTTATAACTAGCTGCATATCGCGTTGTTACCCGTGCTATTTCCAATCCCGTAAAAATCTGAGGATACAAAGTATCCTATGATATATAGTATACCAATACTAGATATCTAACCTATGTAGATAACATACCAAGTTTTATTACAGTCAGTTAGTGGTTTACTGCCTGAGAGTAACAAGCAtccatccatcctcacaaacttttgcATATTCTACAGTATTTATCATATCAAATATGTCTGTACCAGTTtagaacaaatatattttacaaacttcaaaaatatatataaaatagtaatatgtTAAATAGttgtatattgaaatattagtaaatattcgTTACTTCAGAAcatcaatttctttaaaaattactaaaattatttaaaaagggaTATTtgccatgttttttatttttattttgcagaggtcgatatttcgacattatctacgaatgtcttgttcacgagactgaGGTTTGCGGGTAGACGTTGACCGCATTAGAAGTGTCCAAtgtccataccggactacctTTCTCGTACGTTTGCTGCGTAAACCCTGATCACCATTACTATTGTCCCTTTCACCCCTACTATTGTCCCTTGTTTTACGTACACTTGATACCGTGTTCTACTGACGAAACTCACCGCGTCGGttcgtaaatttaatttaaaaccgttaataattaatatacaaaataataaataaaattgttttctatTGACAGTCGGTAAAGGATCGTACGTTAGACCAGCAGTGTACCGTGAGCCGGCCCGGGACGGCGGCCGTGGCGGGCGCCCTCGCCGTCGAACTACTTGTGGCTCTACTGCAGCACCACTCCAGgtctactttatttatttattcacaatttCGTACACCAATACAAAGTTTTAACAATATATCAAAtgacaatataacaatattagaaaataaaaattacaacaagcggccttatcgctaatacagcgatctcttccaagcAACCTTTGAGCAGAGAACTAACATAGGGATGAAGTGCAAAAAATTTCATGTAACAggaatatatacatacaaacaaataaaacatacacatatatatactagctgacccagcaaacatTGTCctgccactaaacgctattaaaaaatagtggatggtggtagaagggtgaaaatttagggttgtgtgtatttttcaatgccaaattataataaaataaaaatataaaatttggtccaaaaatataaacatatttaggggtggactacccttaacatttagggggatgaaaaatagatgttgttcgattctcagacctaccaaaaatgcacacaaaatttcatgagaatcggtcaagccgtttcggaggagtttaactacaaactattatattatattactaatttactacacaattaaacaatatacaatatttcGACAATGCCTTAGCGCAATGGCTGTAGCTTGTATTTATTTGTTCCACTGCCAGTCGCGAGTCTGATCCCCACACATAGCATACATTTAAATTGGCCAtgcaggtgtttgtcgtggtctgggcttTTGTGCTTGTTACTGTGTGTGTTCCTGGACCCCAGACTCAGGAGTGTAAATCCTAGTGGGGTCGTTTATTGTGagggtttttttaatttatattaatactaaactACATCTACGGTACACCATAAACATTTACTAATAAATTCATTTCACCTATGCTTGTCTAAGAAACAGCGTATAGTAATTAGACCGCTTTTGCATGCTGCCTTTCTTTATGATTTATATGATGTTGATTTGTATGCAATTatataatcatttaattttttatttttttttattaaataattattttatatgaagttTATGAAGTTTATATGAAGTTCTGACTcatgttaaaaaatgttacatattgtgtttaagtaaatttatcattaataattaaaaaggacATAGATGATTAATATTTTGGTTTTTAATCCTTACCTTTATTTATAACAGTTATTTTACAGGGTAAAAACTCCAGCTTTATACAACATAACTGATGAAGACATCGACTCTGAACTTCAAGGCGTTCTTGGTCCAATACCCCATACAATACGAGGATTCTTACACTCTTACCAGACTGTATTGCCAACTTGTCCTAAATTTAAACAGTGTATAGCTTGTTCTCAAGTTGTCATAGATAAATATAGAGAAGAAGGCATAGAGTTCTTAATGAAAGTCTTTAACAGTGGAACCTATTTAGAGGAAGTAACGGGCTTATCTGAACTGCAATTAACTGCGGAAATGACCGAGGTAAGTAGGTTACAAAGTGTAATTGCTTTTTTTAAGGTAAAGAGATAAATAATATGAACTAAAGATACTATGTTAAAAGAAGGTACTTTTGCTTCGTAACTCGTGTCTTATCTTACAACCTCATTGATTTTGTATTCATTCAGTTAGTTTTAtacttgagatttttttttctgaaaatgtAATGTAACTAATTTGATACTTTTGCcaggtaaaattaataataaactttttttacagATTTTAACATTTTCTGATGAAGATCAAGAAAGTACAGACTAAatatccaaataaaaataatacataataaatataatatagcagAATCCTcatttaagatataaaatgcACAATTAAATGTCTCTGATCTTGCTTACTTATTGAATGTACTTTACTAGTGAAATGTGTGATCTATGTGTAATCAATGGCTGCTGTTACCTGATAGCTATATTCTTGATTGCTTTTGATAGCTATATTCCTGTAGttgtattcttttattaatttatgcgtagttgtaagtattaaataaattttattccaattttctataattttgttgtttaacCCCatctcattattatttttaatacaccctggtggaaatatttgtttggaaaaagtattaaaaaatcttaaaagtcTTCATAACTACAAAAAATCAAGTTACATGCAaactaatgtaataaaaaacactAAGTTAAAActgtaagtaattaaaaacattaaatttttattacattagttaGTAATGCTCAGTTCTGTTCAACGTTTGTGGTAGGGATATTAAgatcataatttttttcatatttttgacTGATGAACCATTTCATGATGATGAACCATTTGATATCATGGCGATAAGCAAAAAATTTGTCCATCATTTTAGAGATTCTACcacattgaattaaataaaagtaacactATTTAAAATATCTGTATCATGTTTGTGTGTGCATCATTACATATACAAAATGATGTCATTTTAACTAATTATACGTTGTTCTTCAAACCAATGTATGCAAAGATAAGCTCAATTGATTAGGGATACCACTCAGATTTAAAATACAGGTTTCTTTTTATACATTGAGGGTAGCAAACAAGGTTATGGCCTACTTGATGGTaaccgcagcctatagacgccaGCGACACCTGAAGTATCAGGCGCGTTGGTAACCTTACTTATTTAAGAGTATAGTTTAGTTATGATCATCTGTAAGGGTATTTCTGTTAAGGTATTTCCCCCGAAAGGCGGCTCAAGTTTCgtgcaggatatttcctgcagCGTATTTATCAAATAAGCGCATATATCAATAATTAGCGATTTCATCAACACAAACTGtaaaagtgaaattaaataaaatcttgcaatgataaatactaataaatatacatttattttacaaaacacGTTCAAGGATGCATATTCATCTTAATTTCTGGCAATGGGAATTTTGTTGCCTGACGGATCTCCTTCACTGGCTTCGGAGGTTTAATCTTACGTCCATGTCTACCATCCTTCCGTTTCCAGAGACCTGACCGTGGCCGGTTGCCGAGCCATCTGTTCCTTTGAGGTGAACCTATTGGTGTTGAACCGTGTTCTATGTTTGACAAACGTCCTGAAAATATAGATATttcaacttaattttaattcgaAATGTTACTTTATTTGGTAAGAGAACTAGGTCCAGATTGTTGAAAAGGGTATATGTTCTGAAATGTTGATAAGATTTCtcatcattaaaatttaaatattattcacgTTATTATGTAAGatggaaatatcctgctcaaaatctggagcagcccgactggggtagtacctcgaccttacagaaaatcacagctaaactGCACTCAAGCAGGGTTAtgtttctgtggtaagtaaggtgaccagaactcctaaTGGAAAtagggagtagggtcggcaacacgcttgcgacgcctctggtgttgcagacgtctataagctacggtaatagcttatcattgggcgagccgtacgcttttttgccgacctagttgtatataaaaaagatatagtaataaaataaattaaaagaaaaaaggtaACATACATACCAACGACAGCCATGCAGTACTGACTGAAACTAAATAATCTCTTTGATGGCATCTGTACGATAATACGGTCGTCTTGTCTTCGCAGAATAGTACCAAACGTACCAGCTGCATGGATATAAAGGCCACCTTGTCCTTGaatgtaaataagaaaaatatattacttacttattatgaatgttatttatttattaatttacacttttgcacaccaacacaaaagttacataaatttaattaattaaacaaaaataataaagttgcatTAGGTGCAACAGACGGCCTTATtgctaaagcagcgatttcttccaggcgacctttgggcagaggactagacTTGATTGTTAGTGGGGATAGGGGCGCAAAATATGTACTATCAGacataaacataagtatatattatatatattcatacatatacatacaaatacgcCAGATAAAGATTTTTTACTTGATCGCTTATCCGTATACATATTTCGTCAACAATCACTGACGGGAGCTGTGACCAGATAATGCGTGTATTAATTTCTGGCTACCGATGAAAATAATTTGCGTCTTTAAAGGATTGATTTTCAAACCGAATGATTTACTCCAATTTTGTATACTCATAACATCCTTATTCAGTACATTGATACATTTAGGCAGATCACTAACAgagaatgttatttattttaaatatttttataaatagatttttgtaactttttataGTATTGCTATTTTTCAAATGGGGATGCACCTTTATCCAAACTAGTAAAGGTTAagaataacatacatataaatacattgtGTAAATAACAATGGTTTGCTTCTCAGGAAAGCTTCTTGGTCAACATAGAGAATATATCCACtgatccgcattggagcagcgtggtggattaagccctgatccttctcctagatagggaaagaggcctatagccagcagtgagatgttacagaaTGAATCGTGTTATCTGGTACAGCGGTGTTTCGAAATGCGCCTGCCGCTATGTTTTGATAAGTAATACCTGAATATCTGACAACAATCCAAAATGTACAGTTGTTTCTGTCAAACTCCTCCAAATACCAAAGATAATCGTTACACACGTCAGTGAAAGGGTTATTCTTTACATCATACACACGAACCGCAAGCAGTGCAACGGGCTTATATGGGCCTGCGCTGCAGCAACGGTGTTATATTGAATTTCTATTTTctattaaactaaaaatcaactgtataaacattaaataataaatacaaagagATGCCTCACTTACCGGGCTCTTTTTCAATGCAGTGCACAATAGTGCCTGTTGGAAGTGCTCCTAATAAATACGCATCTCCTTCATTTGCCCTCACTGTaaggaaagaaaaaaatacaataattatctatataGTATTCTACAATATAAcaattttctatttttcatatttttatttaagaaaaatacagttgaattgagaacctcctccttttttgaattcggttaaaaatataaattaatattaatttttcaaaccTGGTATCCTGGGTAGATGACGAGATGTTTTAATGATGTCACCAGCTTTCATGTTCTCAGTTGCAAGTATATATTTCAGCTTATCACCTACTGCTACTAAAGCTACATTTGCAGTTCTGCAACCACATTCTAATATCTAAAACAATAAGatgtatgaaaaaatatcataatta is a genomic window containing:
- the LOC123658844 gene encoding ubiquitin-like modifier-activating enzyme ATG7 — its product is MSKTDEKKDIIQYVPFMSFVHPSFWHSLTEMKLNVDKLNETTKQVYGRYSYRDDIVSVFEVDGTSFNTNPEIEHHYINVTGTLMNKNTIEDFKNIDKASLINSVGEIIRANMQTKSWIDNPSNLLNFFILSFADLKKFHYYYWFAFPAPSQPIVCLKEKCKNISTCFNEKQIKDISKSYQNLETSQKSFFVIVKDNETANAVELSKILDKNKGKELNINMSKIFFAFADHSNGPNPGWPLRIFLAALLDFCPNLSKTSIEVIGIRCSKNGSLASSQIYSITVPEGVQTPENVGWVGWERNDRGNFGPKLANMSASMDPVKLADASSDLNIKLMKWRLVPDLNVDVMKDTKCLLLGAGTLGCHVARDLLAWGFRHITFIDNGKVSYSNPTRQVLYTHRDCLDGGKRKAQAAADNIKLILPTVKSEGLSLHIPMPGHPIGESLKQETVSNIKLLTEAIENHDVIFLLLDTREARWLPTLISAYYGKIVINAALGFDSYLVMRHGISSVTKETPMNSSYVSGEQLGCYFCNDVTAPGNSVKDRTLDQQCTVSRPGTAAVAGALAVELLVALLQHHSRVKTPALYNITDEDIDSELQGVLGPIPHTIRGFLHSYQTVLPTCPKFKQCIACSQVVIDKYREEGIEFLMKVFNSGTYLEEVTGLSELQLTAEMTEILTFSDEDQESTD
- the LOC123658853 gene encoding 39S ribosomal protein L2, mitochondrial; protein product: MALNRLFAGLTIAIKPTVVGRRAIQVAAINYASKPSLVKPKPGFGKSYRRIVHFPEEYTVKPLEVTNLAGRDPVSGRVVAKGIGGGIKHKYHWINWIRDGPTEGPPQEEKVIQILECGCRTANVALVAVGDKLKYILATENMKAGDIIKTSRHLPRIPVRANEGDAYLLGALPTGTIVHCIEKEPGQGGLYIHAAGTFGTILRRQDDRIIVQMPSKRLFSFSQYCMAVVGRLSNIEHGSTPIGSPQRNRWLGNRPRSGLWKRKDGRHGRKIKPPKPVKEIRQATKFPLPEIKMNMHP